The Chloroflexota bacterium region TGAAGGCTACATGCTGCGCACGCTGGCTTCTGTCTTCTTGGGCGGCACATCCGTATTCGGCGGCGTTGGCACCATCTTTGGCACATTCATTGGCGCCTTCATCATTGGCGCCATCGAAGCCGCGACGGTGGCGATCGGCTTGACGGGTTTCTGGACACAGTTGATCTATGGCCTGATTATCGTACTCTCGGTAATTATGCACACTTACCTGCGCAAACGCATGGAATGAGCGGACTCGCGATAAGTGGATTGCAGTTTACCAAGACGTATTACGCTCGATGAATTCCATGCTCTTTGGCAGCTTCGCTGAGGAGCATGGTCTTTTAATGAGGTGAACGCGTGCCCCCCGGCATTGTCTTTGACATCAAGGAATTCGCCGTCCACCGGGTAGATTTTCTCGTGCCGGGTGATAATTTTAGCAAAAAGATACACATTTTTTAACGCAAGGTCGCTACGGCAGGAGGTCGCTCAATGCAAAATACTCAACGTAAATCTATGCTGGAAAGCGCGTTCATCGAACGCTTTGGCGCACCCCCAACGTTATTTGTACAGGCCCCCGGGCGGGTTGATTTGATGGGCAGCCACACCGATTACAATCTGGGCTATGTGCTCACCCAGGCGCTTGATCTCAATGTTTGGTTGGCCCTGCGCCCGCGCCCGGATGCCGTGCTGCGGGTCTGCTCACTCGATATCGAGGGCTGCGGTGAGTTTGATTTGCAGAACGTGAGCTACAACCAGGCCATCCCGTGGACAAATTATATGGGCGGGGTGGCGGCCATTTTGCGACAAGAAGGTTATGATTTGAAAGGCTTTGATGCCCTGGTACAAAGCACTGTGCCGATAGGCAGCGGGCTGAGTTCATCGGCTGCCATGGAAGTGGCTACAGCCGTAGCTTTTGACCAAATCAGCGGGTTAGCTTTACCCCCGGTTGAAATGGCAAAAATATGCCAGCGCGCCGAGAATGAATTTGTGGGTATGAATTGTGGCATTCTCGATCAATATTCCTCGGCGATGGGCGTCGCCAACAGCACGATCCTGCTCGATTGCCGCTCTGTGACGCACGAGATCAAACCGATTGCTCCGGGCGTGCAGGTGATGATCTGTGATACGCGCGCCAAACGTGAACTCACCGGTTCCGAGTACCCCGAACGCCGCGCCCAATGCGAGCAGGGAGCGCGCATTCTCAATGGTTTTTATCCTGAAATCCAATCTTTGCGAGATGT contains the following coding sequences:
- the galK gene encoding galactokinase, whose protein sequence is MQNTQRKSMLESAFIERFGAPPTLFVQAPGRVDLMGSHTDYNLGYVLTQALDLNVWLALRPRPDAVLRVCSLDIEGCGEFDLQNVSYNQAIPWTNYMGGVAAILRQEGYDLKGFDALVQSTVPIGSGLSSSAAMEVATAVAFDQISGLALPPVEMAKICQRAENEFVGMNCGILDQYSSAMGVANSTILLDCRSVTHEIKPIAPGVQVMICDTRAKRELTGSEYPERRAQCEQGARILNGFYPEIQSLRDVTLEQLVAHQADMTHLVYKRCKFIIEENQRVLDMAAALETGDHVQAGRLALESFAGARDLYEIVSSEMIAMHDAIVSAPGVFGARGAGAGFGGCLVAFIQDGMQESFACHVYSDYSIQTGIEPEIYQARAAAGAGVLAE